The following proteins come from a genomic window of Gottfriedia acidiceleris:
- a CDS encoding lipase family protein: protein MKFLSVDYDMALELLLCIEQAYAQFDNDGKFMIPASYSLVDTIKACAISQLEWFGYIIENDESVIIVFRGTKSDLDWLADLKIDQDLFPYVMNGGSVHSGFLSIYQSFREMLLAIVKEKALSKKIFITGHSLGGSLATLLGYEIAMTGICNPNVYSFGSPKVGNIKFKENYDEKVRHSLRFVNLYDMVPLSPPFKVEVKPLNIYLEYVQVQHPITFSLNKGSIKNSHHLSTYIEGVKKMQLDYDYTPTFTYKLREAEAVEEEVI, encoded by the coding sequence TTGAAATTCCTTTCAGTTGACTATGATATGGCCTTAGAACTATTACTTTGCATTGAACAGGCATATGCTCAGTTTGATAATGATGGTAAATTTATGATTCCAGCAAGCTATTCATTAGTAGATACAATTAAAGCATGTGCAATTAGCCAGCTCGAATGGTTTGGCTACATTATTGAAAATGATGAATCTGTCATCATTGTGTTTCGTGGAACGAAATCAGATTTGGATTGGTTAGCTGATTTAAAAATTGATCAAGATTTATTTCCTTATGTGATGAACGGTGGGAGTGTCCACTCGGGGTTTCTATCAATTTATCAATCTTTTCGAGAAATGCTTTTAGCAATTGTAAAGGAAAAGGCTCTTTCAAAAAAAATATTCATAACGGGGCATAGCTTAGGTGGTTCATTGGCCACGTTATTAGGATATGAAATAGCAATGACTGGAATTTGTAACCCGAATGTCTATTCATTTGGCTCTCCAAAAGTAGGAAATATAAAGTTTAAAGAAAACTACGATGAAAAGGTTCGGCATAGTTTAAGATTTGTAAATTTATATGATATGGTCCCTCTAAGCCCACCCTTTAAAGTAGAAGTGAAGCCATTAAACATTTATTTAGAATACGTTCAAGTGCAACATCCAATCACTTTTTCATTAAATAAAGGGTCTATTAAAAATAGTCATCATTTATCGACTTATATTGAAGGCGTAAAGAAGATGCAGTTGGATTATGATTATACTCCAACCTTTACTTACAAATTACGTGAGGCAGAGGCAGTAGAAGAAGAAGTAATCTAA